A single genomic interval of Nonomuraea rubra harbors:
- the groL gene encoding chaperonin GroEL (60 kDa chaperone family; promotes refolding of misfolded polypeptides especially under stressful conditions; forms two stacked rings of heptamers to form a barrel-shaped 14mer; ends can be capped by GroES; misfolded proteins enter the barrel where they are refolded when GroES binds), translating into MAKILEFDEDARRALERGVNALADAVKVTLGPRGRNVVIDKKFGAPTITNDGVTIAREIELEERYENLGAQLAKEVATKTNDIAGDGTTTATVLAQAMVREGLRNVAAGASPLSLKRGIDKAAKAVSDKLLASAREVGDKKEIANVATISAQDAQIGGLIAEAFDKVGKDGVLTVEESNAMGMELEFTEGMQFDKGYLSAYMVTDPERMESVLEDAYILLTQGKISSIADFLPLLEKIAQTKKPLLVVAEDVEGEALAVLVTNKIRGTFTSVAVKAPGFGDRRKAMLQDMAILTGGQVVSEEVGLKLEHVGLEVLGTARRVVVTKDATTIVDGAGDAQAIEDRVKEIKIAIEQSDSDWDREKLQERLAKLAGGVCVLRVGAATEVELKEKKHRLEDAISATRAAIEEGIVSGGGSALIHISKDLDDLGLTGDEATGVGIVRRALVEPARWIAENAGLEGYVVTHKVAELEAGHGLNAATGEYVNLLDQGVIDPVKVTRSAVQNAASIAGMLLTTEALVVDKPEEEAPAAGQGHGHGHGH; encoded by the coding sequence ATGGCGAAGATCCTGGAGTTCGACGAGGACGCCCGCCGCGCGCTCGAGCGCGGCGTGAACGCCCTCGCGGACGCCGTGAAGGTAACCCTCGGCCCGCGTGGCCGCAACGTCGTCATCGACAAGAAGTTCGGTGCGCCGACGATCACGAACGACGGTGTGACCATCGCTCGTGAGATCGAGCTGGAGGAGCGCTACGAGAACCTCGGCGCCCAGCTCGCCAAGGAAGTTGCCACCAAGACCAACGACATCGCGGGCGACGGCACCACCACCGCGACCGTCCTGGCCCAGGCCATGGTCCGCGAGGGCCTGCGCAACGTGGCCGCCGGCGCCTCGCCGCTGTCGCTCAAGCGCGGCATCGACAAGGCCGCCAAGGCCGTCAGCGACAAGCTGCTGGCCAGCGCCCGCGAGGTCGGCGACAAGAAGGAGATCGCCAATGTCGCGACGATCTCCGCGCAGGACGCGCAGATCGGCGGCCTGATCGCCGAGGCGTTCGACAAGGTGGGCAAGGACGGTGTGCTCACCGTCGAAGAGTCCAACGCCATGGGCATGGAGCTCGAGTTCACCGAGGGCATGCAGTTCGACAAGGGCTACCTGTCGGCCTACATGGTGACCGACCCCGAGCGGATGGAGTCCGTCCTCGAGGACGCCTACATCCTGCTCACCCAGGGCAAGATCTCCTCCATCGCGGACTTCCTGCCGCTGCTGGAGAAGATCGCCCAGACGAAGAAGCCGCTCCTCGTGGTCGCCGAGGACGTCGAGGGCGAGGCCCTGGCCGTCCTGGTCACCAACAAGATCCGCGGCACCTTCACCTCCGTGGCCGTCAAGGCCCCGGGCTTCGGCGACCGCCGCAAGGCGATGCTGCAGGACATGGCCATCCTCACCGGCGGCCAGGTCGTCAGCGAGGAGGTCGGCCTCAAGCTGGAGCACGTCGGTCTCGAGGTGCTCGGCACGGCCCGCCGCGTCGTCGTCACCAAGGACGCCACGACCATCGTCGACGGCGCCGGTGACGCGCAGGCCATCGAGGACCGCGTCAAGGAGATCAAGATTGCCATCGAGCAGTCCGACTCCGACTGGGACCGCGAGAAGCTGCAGGAGCGTCTGGCCAAGCTCGCCGGCGGTGTGTGCGTGCTGCGCGTCGGCGCCGCCACCGAGGTGGAGCTGAAGGAGAAGAAGCACCGCCTCGAGGACGCGATCTCCGCGACGCGCGCCGCGATCGAGGAGGGCATCGTCTCCGGCGGTGGCTCCGCGCTCATCCACATCTCGAAGGACCTCGACGACCTCGGCCTCACGGGCGACGAGGCCACGGGCGTCGGCATCGTCCGCCGCGCGCTGGTCGAGCCGGCCCGCTGGATCGCCGAGAACGCCGGTCTCGAGGGCTACGTGGTGACGCACAAGGTGGCCGAGCTGGAGGCCGGTCACGGCCTCAACGCCGCCACCGGCGAGTACGTGAACCTGCTCGACCAGGGCGTCATCGACCCGGTCAAGGTCACGCGCTCGGCCGTGCAGAACGCCGCTTCGATCGCGGGCATGCTGCTCACCACCGAGGCGCTCGTGGTGGACAAGCCCGAGGAGGAGGCCCCGGCCGCCGGCCAGGGTCACGGTCACGGCCACGGCCACTGA
- a CDS encoding class I SAM-dependent methyltransferase produces MDLDAFTELLTPRGRRALAEAGELAGADPVVAATTLRRTYDAALTSAALTQAGLRERARAKFGADAGRMFFTPHGLEQSTRAEVAAHRARRLLDLHGARAPRVVDACCGVGGDLLALARAGCTVAAVDTDPLTVAVARANAEEFGLADRVTVTVADAADVRPEDYDALFADPARRTGRGRTFDPLAYSPPWPVVLDLVSRARLACLKVAPGIPYEFIPEGAEAEWISYKGEVKEATLWTGSRGGRRATLLPGGHTMTATGVRAPVGAPGRFVYEPDGAAVRAHLVGEVAELVGGRLLDPMIAYVTADEPVDTPWAAAYEVDDILPFSLKRLRTALRERQIGNVTIKKRGSAVDIERLRTDLRLKGDKSMVIMLTRIADKPSVILCKPSPPA; encoded by the coding sequence GTGGACCTCGACGCCTTCACCGAGTTGCTGACCCCGCGCGGCAGGCGCGCGCTGGCGGAGGCCGGGGAGCTGGCGGGCGCCGACCCGGTCGTCGCCGCCACCACGTTGCGCAGGACGTACGACGCGGCGCTCACCTCGGCGGCGCTCACCCAGGCCGGGCTCAGGGAGCGGGCCAGGGCCAAGTTCGGCGCGGACGCCGGGCGGATGTTCTTCACGCCGCACGGCCTGGAGCAGTCCACGAGGGCGGAGGTGGCCGCGCACCGTGCCCGCCGCCTGCTCGACCTGCACGGCGCGCGGGCGCCCCGGGTCGTGGACGCGTGCTGCGGCGTCGGCGGCGACCTGCTCGCGCTGGCCCGCGCCGGCTGCACCGTGGCCGCCGTGGACACCGACCCGCTGACCGTCGCGGTGGCCAGGGCCAACGCGGAGGAGTTCGGGCTGGCCGACCGGGTCACGGTGACCGTGGCGGACGCGGCGGACGTCCGGCCGGAGGACTACGACGCGCTGTTCGCCGACCCTGCGAGGCGGACGGGCCGGGGCCGGACGTTCGACCCCCTGGCCTACTCGCCGCCCTGGCCCGTGGTGCTGGACCTGGTCTCCCGGGCGCGCCTGGCCTGCCTCAAGGTCGCCCCCGGCATCCCGTACGAGTTCATCCCCGAGGGCGCCGAGGCGGAGTGGATCTCGTACAAGGGGGAGGTCAAGGAGGCCACCCTGTGGACCGGGTCCCGAGGTGGCAGGCGGGCGACCCTGCTGCCCGGCGGCCACACGATGACCGCCACCGGCGTGCGGGCCCCGGTCGGCGCGCCGGGCCGCTTCGTCTACGAGCCGGACGGTGCGGCCGTCCGCGCGCACCTGGTCGGCGAGGTGGCCGAGTTGGTCGGCGGCAGGCTGCTCGACCCGATGATCGCCTACGTCACGGCCGACGAGCCGGTGGACACCCCGTGGGCCGCCGCCTACGAAGTGGATGACATTCTTCCCTTTTCCCTGAAAAGGCTCCGCACCGCCCTCCGTGAGCGACAAATCGGCAATGTCACCATCAAAAAGCGCGGCTCCGCCGTGGACATCGAGCGCCTGCGCACCGATTTGCGCCTCAAGGGCGACAAATCCATGGTGATCATGCTCACCAGAATTGCCGACAAACCCTCAGTAATCCTGTGCAAGCCCTCCCCACCTGCCTGA
- the groES gene encoding co-chaperone GroES — protein MVTTATKVPVKPLGDRIVVQPLEAEQTTASGLVIPDTAKEKPQEGKVLAVGPGNWDEDGDKRIPLDVSEGDIVLYSKYGGTEVKYGGEEYLVLSARDVLAIIEK, from the coding sequence ATCGTGACGACCGCCACCAAGGTTCCCGTTAAGCCGCTCGGCGACCGCATTGTGGTCCAGCCGCTTGAGGCCGAGCAGACCACCGCTTCCGGCCTGGTCATCCCTGACACCGCCAAGGAGAAGCCGCAGGAGGGCAAGGTCCTCGCGGTGGGCCCGGGCAACTGGGACGAGGACGGCGACAAGCGGATTCCGCTCGACGTCTCTGAGGGCGACATCGTCCTCTACAGCAAGTACGGCGGCACCGAGGTCAAGTACGGCGGCGAGGAGTACCTCGTGCTCTCCGCCCGCGACGTTCTCGCGATCATCGAGAAGTAA